Part of the Planococcus plakortidis genome is shown below.
CTCTCCCGATTTCCTTGACCTGCCAATTTTCTCTGACCAGAATCGCCAAAGATCGGTTATCTCCTCTTTCTCTGAGTTCATGCCCTTCCCACAAATCTCGATACAGGCTTTCGATATGTTCTTCAAGGAATGCATTTAGCTTCCGATGCTTCACTCGATGTATAGGGGCCGTTTTTGAGGACGCCTTCTTTTTATAAGGAGTCAGCCTTCCTATGTTCCGGCCTTTCGAATCGACTTCCTGTGGAAGATATCGCTCCTCTCCGTTACGCCATGAATCGAAAATATCTTCCATCCAATCCAAGAGATGACCATCGGTTCTATAATTTGTATTCAGTGCAAATGAAGATGTATCTATATTAGCTTTGCCCAATTTATCCTCGAGCACCCGAAATGCAGTCGAATTGGCCCCTCTGAATCTGTAAATGGACTGTTTGATGTCACCTACAGCAAATAACCGGGCACCCAGCTTCTCAACAATCGTAGAGACCAAGTCGATTTGTGCATCATCCGTATCTTGGAATTCATCGACGAAAAGGTATTTGATAGGGTGGTTCAACCTACCCGGCTCAAGGTTATCCCGCAGTTCGCCGACTTTCCTCTTCAAGTCTGCCAGCGTGGCTTCGTTCGACTCCAGTTTCTTTGTCTCCATTCTCTTGTAAGTATCGGGTATCACCGATTTTGCCGTGCGGACAAGTGTGTCCAATCGTAAATTATTCTGTGATACGTCCCATTGCAAGTAAGGCTTCCCTAAGGAGTGGCCTTTCTTCTCTATTTCTTCGTAAATCTGTGCGAGGAATTTGAAGAGATCGTAATCTTTCAACTCCAGGAGATGGTTGTAATCCTTCTCGTTACATCCATTTAGAAATCTTGAAAATTCTTCCCGGAAAATCTCCTCTCTCTTGTATATATAAGAGGTCACTTTCACATCTTGTCCCCAACCATCTATAGACCCGACGCTTTGGAATAGATACCTAGAGAAGGCATCGATAGTCATTATCCTCATCTCCATTGCCCGCTCAAGCCAAGTGAGGTATTTATCGTCCTTAGTGCTGCGAAAACGTATCTCCAGCGCTTCCATTATTTTCTTCCTCATATTGTCAGCAGCTTCCCTTGTAAAGGTAATCATCACTATATCTTCCGGATTGATTGAATCATCCGTATTCAGAAGAAACATGATTCGCGATACCATTGTAGTCGTCTTTCCACTTCCTGCTCCAGCATTCACTATCAAATGATTATTTAGAGGAGCGTGCTCTATGATATATTGTTGATGATTGAAAGTGCTAGTCATCCCAAGATGCTCGAGTCGGTTATAAGTTCCTGTCTCGAAAACTCCGTCAATTATAATCACTTGCTCCGGTATCACTGCAAGAACGTGCATGTTCAGCGAAGGATGCTCGATTCCCAGTTCTTCTTCACATAGAAGATGGACAGTTATCCCTTTCGCAAGAAGAGAGACAATATCATACCTGCTTTTGAACATCTCAAGCTCACCTGCAAAGAGCAGTGAATGTCTGATGTCCCACTCCGCCGAGTCACCAGCTGGATTATGCACAGGTATGTCCGGCACAACATATTTCGGAGGGTCTATCGGAGCGGAATATTTATAGGGATTCTCCGATATCATCACTTGTGCGATATGTCGAGCAGCTTCATGGCTATATAATTCTATGCTTCTACCGCTTTTTAATTCGATTCTTTGTGTGGAGACGTAATCATTATATAGTGGAAAATAATAGTCCTCGAAACCCGACTGGATTGTTTTCATCCGGTTTGCATTCTTCAACTTTTCATCTATATCCAATTTCCCGCCAGCGAACAGCTGGATTCCCATCGTTGTTCCGTGATTCCGTACGATGATGTCCATCTTTCCGTATAAATCCAACTCTTCGTCTAGGATGACGTCTTCAAACAACCCCGATTCTTTCAACACCAAGAAAAAATGAAGATCTCTGACTAACCCTAGATAACCTTTGAATGCGGCGTATCTGAGAAACTCCCTTTTCGCTAAAGAACTATTGCGCTTGTCTAAGGAATAATCAGCATAGTAATCCATGAATTCGCTTACAGAAGGCAGCCTTTCAAGTTCAGTAATTTGCCTATGCAATCTTGTCACCAGAATTGGTACACCATTTGTAGCGAAATCATGTTTTTCAATTGATAGTATCTTCAATTCCTCAGGATTTTCGATATAGGTCTCCGCCAACACCTTTTCGATGTTGCTCGAAGAACCTAAATTTTTTTCGTAACTTTTCATATTTACCATAATCAAAGTCTCCTTTTATTCTTTAGTCTGTTCGTCTATGAGACCTTGTTGAACATTAATTCCTATATACTGTAATAAACTAGTATAATATTTCCACTTACACTATACTACACAAGGTATAGTTATGTTAACCTACGAAGTAATTATGCTATGTTTTTGATAAACGCATATTTAAACAATCTTATGATTTTTGTTCATAATTTGAAATGACAAAAAGGCTCTCCTAATGGAAAGCCTTTTCGTCATTTCAATTATTGATTCTTTTATATTTCTAATTACTTCATACTTTAGCTGTTAGTTGTTTTTATAGATGACGCTTTAATATCTCTAAAGCTATTTTGTAATCGCTTTCTGCTTTAGCATATTCTTCTTCAAACGAATTTCTTAGCAGTATTCCTTTTCGATCTCCCCTTATTCCGTAATGATGAAGAATCTGCATAGCAACGAAGCCACCCCCACGAGCTGGTGCATCCATATTCAGTATCTCTTCCTGAATAGACCTGTGACTCTTAGCCTCGATCAAATAAGATTTTAACACTTGAAAAATCTTCTCCTCAGATAAATTCCCGATATTCCCCATACTTATCCCCTTTCATTTTACTCCGGACCAACGGATTTCTCGATGACTGATGATGAAAATCCAACTTTTGCGGCAATGGAGTATGGCGCAATTCACACCTTTAATATAACAATGAAATCTATAAATGAGAATGTATTATATTTACCGTAGAAATAGCCCTTGGAAAAAACGTTTAAATAGATTCAACCACTTATCATCTGAAATTTTTAAAAAATATGAATACTACAAATTGTTGCAGTAAACATAGTTTACTGATACATTATTAATATGTTTAACACTTACAGACAAATCCAGACAACCTTCTCCCAAATTAATTATCATTTTGCCTTTTGTCCCCGATACAGAAAAAAGATTTTTCTTCAGGAAAATGTAGAGAAACGATTCGAGTTTCTAACGAATGAAATATGTAGAGAATTGGATATCGATGTCGTTACCTTAGAATGCAATCAAGATTACACCTATATGGTTCTGAATGCTCCGCCCACCTTAAGTCCCGCCGAAATAATGGCAAAGATTAAAGGAAAAACATCAAGAATATTGAGAGAGGAGTTTTCACATCTCAACCATCTCCCCAGTCTTTGGACACGTTCCTATTTTGTTTCCACCTCAGAAAGCGTATCGAGTGAAATGATTAAACGTTACGTTGAACTCCAAAAAACCAGGGGGTGAAACCCATGAGTCAGATTATTACGGTTAAGGTGAAATTGCTTCCAACTAAGGAACAGCAACGTATCCTCAGTCAAATGAGCCGAGATTATATCTCTGTCATCAACCAGCTGGTTAATGAAATGGTGGTCGAGAGAAGAAAAACAAAAAAAACTTCAAAACACGTGATATCGAACCTTCCAAGTACCGTTAAAAGTCAAGCCATTCAAGATGCAAAAAGTATCTTCGTCATGAAGGTTATGAAAAGTAAATATTCGATTATTCCTTTTCTCAAAAAGCCCCTCTGCGTATGGAATAATCAAAATTATTCTTTCGATTTCACCCACATTTATTTGCCATTGATGATTGATGGAAAAGCAAAAAAAGTACCTGTCCGCGCGTTACTAGTCGACAAAAACAACCGGAACTTCGAGTTGTTGAACCACAAATTAGGCACACTCCGGATCAATCAAAAGTCAGGAAAATGGATTGCTCAAATCGCTGTCACTATTCAAACGATGGAAAAGACCGGAACTAAAATTATGGGGATTGATTTAGGCTTGAAAATCCCCGCTGTCGCTATTACCGACGACAACAATGTTCGTTTTTTTGGTAATGGAAGAATGAACAAATTTGTCAAACGAAAATTCCAAACTAAACGAAAAAAACTTAGCCAGAAGAAAAAGCTAAATGCTGTTCGCTATCTTCGGGATAAAGAACAACGCTGGATGAAAGATCAAGACCATAAGGTTAGTCGTGCTATTGTAAATTTTGCAAAGCAACAGAAAGTTTCTGTCATCCGCTTAGAAAAACTAGCGAATATTCGACAGACGGCAAGAACAAGCCGTAAAAACGCAAAGAATCTGCACACTTGGTCCTTCTATCGGCTTTCTCAATTCATCGAATACAAAGCAAATTTAGAAGGCATTAAAGTAGAATATGTGAACCCTGCTCATACGAGTCAACTTTGCCCAGCTTGTGCTGAAAAGAACAAAGCAAAAGGCCGGAGGTATCTATGCAAGTGTGGATTCGAAAAACATAGAGATCTTGTAGGTGCGATGAACATTAGATACGCACCTGTGGTTGATGGTAAAAGTCAATCAGCCTAAGATGCTATATGCACTGTCTTAGGAGGGGCAATGAGCTGCCCTTATCTTGAAGGCTGTTCAAAACAGAAATGGACTGAGAACGGTTAGTCATTCAAGAATCCTTCGTATATAATCACAAGTTGAAGTCATGACTTGTAATTTGAACGGTGGAATCTCAAGAAGATATTCAACTCGACCATGTAAAAGCAATCGATGAGACGGTTGCTTTTTTTGTTTTCCTTTATTCCCTTTAGATTAAAGCAAGAATATACCTTTAAACTATTAAGGACATTTCATGATTTAACTAATTGAAATGAATACTTATGTAACTTAAAATTTGAAAAAGACTTTTGACATTCATTAACGAATAAAGTAAATTAGCTTATAGACGAACAATCATATTTGTTTATTTGTTTAATATTCGTTTTTAGGGGTGTTATAAATGGAA
Proteins encoded:
- a CDS encoding UvrD-helicase domain-containing protein, with amino-acid sequence MVNMKSYEKNLGSSSNIEKVLAETYIENPEELKILSIEKHDFATNGVPILVTRLHRQITELERLPSVSEFMDYYADYSLDKRNSSLAKREFLRYAAFKGYLGLVRDLHFFLVLKESGLFEDVILDEELDLYGKMDIIVRNHGTTMGIQLFAGGKLDIDEKLKNANRMKTIQSGFEDYYFPLYNDYVSTQRIELKSGRSIELYSHEAARHIAQVMISENPYKYSAPIDPPKYVVPDIPVHNPAGDSAEWDIRHSLLFAGELEMFKSRYDIVSLLAKGITVHLLCEEELGIEHPSLNMHVLAVIPEQVIIIDGVFETGTYNRLEHLGMTSTFNHQQYIIEHAPLNNHLIVNAGAGSGKTTTMVSRIMFLLNTDDSINPEDIVMITFTREAADNMRKKIMEALEIRFRSTKDDKYLTWLERAMEMRIMTIDAFSRYLFQSVGSIDGWGQDVKVTSYIYKREEIFREEFSRFLNGCNEKDYNHLLELKDYDLFKFLAQIYEEIEKKGHSLGKPYLQWDVSQNNLRLDTLVRTAKSVIPDTYKRMETKKLESNEATLADLKRKVGELRDNLEPGRLNHPIKYLFVDEFQDTDDAQIDLVSTIVEKLGARLFAVGDIKQSIYRFRGANSTAFRVLEDKLGKANIDTSSFALNTNYRTDGHLLDWMEDIFDSWRNGEERYLPQEVDSKGRNIGRLTPYKKKASSKTAPIHRVKHRKLNAFLEEHIESLYRDLWEGHELRERGDNRSLAILVRENWQVKEIGRVLEKMRLKEGSGESIAYELSVDGNLFASKSAKDVLILINALRLEDNPEGYFALLQTPFIAGDFDLTQLVSLEGDKEKLLEAIQQFFRAVAADWVFDAQRELRFEPAMKVLYGILMKVEIEGNLKGVEQSHEIIRYRKNLSKLLSEAHKTLGQAADDIQLLYEWLKIQVATNRNTDEADIMENLDKDIIRVMTVHKAKGLEFHTVLLPYTGLPFIKSNDQKNKVIIHDGEQSDEPKVTLKYNWPGVTEPLLTDEFESADQLEVTETVREEARLLYVAMTRAEKKLSVILPATRKKSLCWADLLERSDGR
- a CDS encoding RNA-guided endonuclease TnpB family protein: MSQIITVKVKLLPTKEQQRILSQMSRDYISVINQLVNEMVVERRKTKKTSKHVISNLPSTVKSQAIQDAKSIFVMKVMKSKYSIIPFLKKPLCVWNNQNYSFDFTHIYLPLMIDGKAKKVPVRALLVDKNNRNFELLNHKLGTLRINQKSGKWIAQIAVTIQTMEKTGTKIMGIDLGLKIPAVAITDDNNVRFFGNGRMNKFVKRKFQTKRKKLSQKKKLNAVRYLRDKEQRWMKDQDHKVSRAIVNFAKQQKVSVIRLEKLANIRQTARTSRKNAKNLHTWSFYRLSQFIEYKANLEGIKVEYVNPAHTSQLCPACAEKNKAKGRRYLCKCGFEKHRDLVGAMNIRYAPVVDGKSQSA
- the tnpA gene encoding IS200/IS605 family transposase, producing the protein MFNTYRQIQTTFSQINYHFAFCPRYRKKIFLQENVEKRFEFLTNEICRELDIDVVTLECNQDYTYMVLNAPPTLSPAEIMAKIKGKTSRILREEFSHLNHLPSLWTRSYFVSTSESVSSEMIKRYVELQKTRG